A genomic window from Babylonia areolata isolate BAREFJ2019XMU chromosome 9, ASM4173473v1, whole genome shotgun sequence includes:
- the LOC143285940 gene encoding uncharacterized protein LOC143285940: MPTRRQAANVATPGSKTPVAERDDKSFSPGTLGRAELSGWVKDQLSEQLPGSLTSAVKGEAQLDAASVQDPYARFRTLGSDLGLSGEALARFIVDAVEKEEARRMKEEEKEEARRMKEEEKEEAGRGRDACLRLSESEIGSYDSLKAALLRVFLLDADTYRKKFRSMRKLADENFEQFLNRLKTCLSRWCTASGRDENRVEDIKDLFLQEQFFSILTPELVTEIRKEEPQRVEDVARIATKVACARKAGRSAEAELKATKKTERKFNSESRQENVSETSSKHRGTGLLETRGSHNPKSPICFKYGKVGHFARDCKQPKVVSAVASRTSRPKERLLPPPTLCVPCASQIYTPCCEVVVNGEMVRGIRDTGAHMILVARRLVSPDSYTGSTVRIVLAESRCASVLPIAYVDMVSPFIVGRFHVAVMEAPVEDVIIGNTAWNTDGTTVSDPVYSDPKIVGAVETRAQTKKRFQSAVSLPTDSVDIHVTREELVEQQDRDLDLQKARVSAGNNSVQKAGSGEVSYHRKEGVLVRRFRNHCGEVNQVCVPKGLRTSVLRLGHDAPMSGHLGMQRTRDRIFPHFYWPGMCADIRRYVQSCERCQKTVAKGKIPRVPLMKMPLISEPFDRVAVDIIGPISPPSESGNRYVLTMVDYATRYPEAVPLKTITTEAVAEALFGMWSRTGIPSEVLTDRGTQFTSNTMQEVYRLLAVRGLTTTPYHAQCNGLVERFNGTLKTMLRRLAQEEPRIWDRWLPALLFAYREVPQESTGYSPFELLYGRTVRGPMQILRELWLHPEKSELQTAAEYIQNVSKAATKYKKFFDVKAKSRYFAEGSKVLLLRPSKHNKLELEWQGPYTVLRRVGLADYCVQVGNKEKLYHANVLKQFVERTPEASVALAVIDDIEECWEGTRTVSQDIPLLPLESSEGPGDVVVDPNNPALKAAILDMTEDFADVLTDLPSCTHLETCTIELISNTPVRTRQYPLPYSQRETIQEEVESMLKLGVIEPSCSPYSSPIVLVKKKDGKIRFCVDFRRINKLTVFDSEPMPDIDALFAKLAGKRVFSKLDLSKGYWQIPVAEADRPKTAFMTPQGHFQWRVMPFGLKTAGAIFSRMMRKLLLPLGLSEVDNFMDDILVSSVDEGSHLRLLRTVFGRLRECTLTARPTKCFLGLQELDYLGHRVGRGKIWPDDAKMQKIQDAPRPVTKRQLRGFLGLVGYYRRFVPQFAEIALPLTDKTKNREPSKISWDEKCERAFSRLKGVLCSRPVCCLPDLTKPFILRTDASDVGVGAMLLQDQGFGAQPVACASKKLNPAERNYPTIEKECLALIWGVHKFKCTVCHGS; the protein is encoded by the exons ATGCCGACTAGGAGGCAGGCTGCCAATGTTGCCACACCAGGCTCAAAGACACCAGTTGCAGAACGTGATGACAAGAGTTTTTCTCCTGGAACTCTTGGAAGGGCTGAGTTGTCTGGCTGGGTTAAGGACCAGTTAAGTGAACAGCTCCCTGGCTCGCTCACTTCAGCAGTTAAAGGTGAGGCCCAGCTGGATGCAGCTTCCGTCCAAGATCCTTATGCTAGATTCCGGACTTTGGGTTCTGACCTGGGTTTGTCTGGCGAAGCCTTGGCTCGATTCATCGTAGATGCggtagagaaagaggaggctaggcgtatgaaagaggaagagaaagaggaggctagacgtatgaaggaggaagagaaagaggaggct GGCCGAGGAAGAGACGCCTGTCTACGACTTTCAGAGTCTGAAATTGGAAGTTACGACTCGCTGAAGGCCGCGTTGTTGCGTGTCTTCCTCTTGGACGCCGATACTTATAGGAAGAAGTTCCGGTCTATGCGGAAGTTGGCTGACGAAAATTTCGAACAGTTTCTAAACCGCCTGAAGACATGTCTTTCTCGCTGGTGTACGGCAAGTGGAAGAGATGAAAACCGGGTGGAAGATATAAAGGATCTGTTTCTACAAGAACAGTTCTTTTCAATTTTAACACCAGAACTGGTGACCGAAATCCGAAAGGAGGAACCACAGAGGGTAGAAGATGTGGCCCGCATTGCAACAAAGGTCGCTTGTGCCAGGAAGGCGGGTCGCTCTGCAGAAGCAGAGTTAAAAGCCACCAAGAAAACTGAGAGGAAATTTAATTCTGAATCTAGACAAGAGAATGTCAGTGAGACGTCCTCCAAGCATAGGGGTACAGGTCTGTTGGAGACTCGTGGAAGCCACAACCCCAAGTCGCCAATATGCTTTAAGTATGGGAAAGTTGGACACTTCGCCCGGGATTGCAAACAGCCAAAAGTAGTGTCTGCGGTTGCCAGTCGGACGTCTCGACCAAAAGAACGCCTTCTGCCGCCTCCTACTTTGTGCGTCCCTTGCGCTTCCCAAATATACACTCCCTGTTGCGAGGTGGTTGTTAATGGAGAGATGGTCAGAGGTATACGTGACACTGGAGCACACATGATCCTTGTGGCCCGTCGCTTGGTCTCACCTGACTCTTACACAGGGTCAACGGTTAGAATCGTCTTGGCTGAGTCCCGATGTGCGTCCGTGCTGCCAATAGCCTATGTAGACATGGTGTCACCGTTCATTGTTGGAAGGTTCCATGTAGCCGTGATGGAAGCACCTGTCGAGGACGTTATCATTGGTAACACCGCATGGAACACTGATGGCACCACAGTGAGCGATCCAGTTTATTCTGATCCCAAGATCGTGGGTGCTGTGGAGACCCGTGCCCAAACCAAGAAGAGATTTCAGTCTGCTGTTTCACTTCCAACGGACAGTGTAGATATACACGTGACACGAGAAGAACTAGTAGAGCAACAAGACCGAGACCTGGACTTGCAGAAGGCAAGAGTGTCTGCCGGGAACAATTCAGTTCAGAAAGCAGGATCCGGGGAAGTATCCTACCACCGTAAGGAGGGGGTGCTTGTCCGCCGTTTCAGAAACCACTGCGGAGAAGTTAACCAAGTCTGTGTTCCCAAGGGCTTACGGACTTCTGTATTACGGCTGGGTCATGACGCCCCTATGTCTGGTCATTTGGGCATGCAGCGTACCCGGGACCGGATTTTTCCACATTTTTATTGGCCGGGCATGTGCGCTGACATCAGGCGGTACGTCCAGTCTTGTGAGAGATGCCAGAAAACCGTGGCGAAAGGAAAAATTCCAAGAGTTCCTCTCATGAAGATGCCTTTGATCTCAGAGCCCTTCGACCGTGTCGCTGTTGACATCATCGGTCCTATTTCCCCTCCATCAGAATCTGGCAACAGATACGTGCTGACGATGGTGGACTACGCCACAAGATATCCTGAGGCCGTTCCTCTCAAGACAATTACGACTGAGGCGGTAGCAGAAGCATTATTCGGCATGTGGTCACGCACTGGGATTCCGTCGGAAGTACTCACTGACAGAGGGACCCAGTTCACTTCTAACACCATGCAGGAGGTGTATCGCTTGCTGGCTGTGCGAGGCCTCACAACAACACCATACCATGCACAGTGCAACGGCCTTGTAGAGCGTTTCAACGGGACGCTGAAGACCATGTTGCGTCGTCTGGCTCAAGAGGAACCGCGAATATGGGATCGCTGGCTCCCGGCGCTTTTGTTTGCGTACCGGGAGGTTCCACAGGAAAGCACTGGGTACTCCCCTTTCGAGCTGCTGTACGGGAGGACGGTGCGGGGGCCGATGCAGATTTTACGGGAACTCTGGCTTCACCCAGAAAAGTCTGAACTTCAGACTGCCGCCGAGTACATA CAAAACGTGTCAAAGGCGGCCACCAAGTACAAGAAGTTTTTTGATGTCAAAGCGAAGAGCAGATATTTTGCAGAGGGCAGCAAGGTGTTGCTGCTTCGACCAAGCAAACATAATAAATTAGAATTGGAGTGGCAGGGTCCTTACACCGTCTTACGCCGGGTTGGCTTGGCGGACTACTGTGTCCAAGTTGGAAATAAAGAGAAACTATATCATGCAAACGTCTTGAAGCAGTTCGTGGAACGGACACCCGAAGCATCTGTTGCCCTGGCAGTGATTGATGACATAGAGGAGTGCTGGGAAGGGACACGGACTGTGAGTCAGGACATTCCTCTTCTTCCACTGGAGTCATCTGAAGGTCCGGGGGATGTGGTGGTCGATCCAAACAATCCTGCTTTGAAGGCTGCAATACTGGACATGACGGAGGATTTTGCAGATGTACTGACGGACTTACCATCCTGCACTCACCTTGAGACTTGCACCATAGAGCTCATCTCTAACACGCCAGTACGGACTCGGCAGTACCCCCTTCCTTACTCTCAGAGGGAAACCATTCAGGAGGAAGTGGAGTCCATGCTGAAGTTGGGTGTGATCGAGCCCTCTTGCTCACCGTACTCATCTCCTATCGTCTTGGTTAAAAAGAAAGACGGCAAGATTCGTTTTTGTGTTGACTTTCGTCGCATCAACAAATTGACAGTATTTGATTCTGAACCCATGCCAGATATCGATGCACTCTTCGCAAAACTGGCAGGGAAACGGGTGTTTTCAAAGCTCGATTTGTCAAAGGGCTACTGGCAGATTCCGGTGGCTGAGGCTGATCGACCCAAAACAGCATTTATGACCCCCCAGGGTCATTTCCAATGGCGGGTTATGCCATTCGGACTGAAGACTGCTGGTGCCATTTTCAGCCGGATGATGCGCAAGTTGCTCCTCCCACTGGGACTTTCTGAGGTAGACAACTTTATGGATGACATCCTGGTTTCGTCTGTCGATGAAGGGTCTCACCTCCGCCTCTTACGAACTGTCTTTGGAAGACTGCGAGAATGTACTCTGACAGCGCGGCCAACAAAGTGTTTTCTAGGGCTTCAAGAACTGGATTATTTGGGTCATCGGGTTGGCCGAGGAAAAATCTGGCCTGATGATGCTAAGATGCAGAAGATCCAAGATGCCCCTCGTCCTGTCACCAAACGACAGCTTCGTGGATTCCTGGGTCTGGTGGGCTATTATCGCCGGTTTGTGCCACAGTTCGCAGAAATAGCTTTGCCTCTCACTGACAAGACGAAGAACAGAGAACCCAGTAAGATCTCTTGGGATGAAAAGTGCGAGAGAGCATTCAGCCGGCTGAAGGGGGTTCTCTGCAGTCGTCCTGTTTGCTGCCTGCCCGATCTCACCAAACCTTTCATCCTCCGGACAGACGCATCGGACGTGGGTGTTGGGGCAATGCTGCTTCAAGACCAGGGCTTTGGCGCACAACCAGTCGCTTGTGCTAGCAAGAAGCTAAACCCAGCAGAACGCAACTATCCCACTATCGAAAAGGAGTGCTTGGCTCTCATTTGGGGTGTGCACAAGTTCAAGTGCACTGtctgtcacggctcgtga